ACTTCACTGATTTCTCCGTTTTCTATCACAACAATCTTATCAGCATGGGTAATAGTCGAGAGTCGATGAGCGACAATAAAGGTTGTGCGGTCCTTTGCTAACTTTTCCAAGGCTTCTTGAATTAAATGCTCACTCTCCAAATCTAGTGAAGATGTTGCTTCATCAAGAATCAACAGTGGTGGGTTCTTTAAAAACACCCTTGCAATCGCAATCCTCTGTTTTTGGCCTCCAGACAACTTAACTCCGCGCTCTCCTACCTTTGTATCATAACCTTGAGGTAAGTTTAAAATAAAGTCATGGGCATTTGCCGCCTTGGCTGCTTCGATCACTTCTTCTTCAGTTGCATCTTCTTTTCCAATTAAGATATTGGCTTTAACAGAATCACTAAACAAAATTGTATCTTGTAAAACCATCCCTATTTTATCTCTCAGACTTCTAACCTTTAAATCCTTTATATCAACACCATCTACCAGGATACGCCCCTCTGTTACATCATAAAAGCGTGGAATTAATCCTACAAGAGTGGACTTGCCTCCACCACTCATACCTACCAATGCAACCGTCTCGCCCTTATTAACGTCGAGTGATACATTATGCAACACATCTGAATCCTCATCATTGTAGGTAAATGAAACATTTTCAAATTGAACATGCCCCTCAATCGTTGGACAATCAATTGCATTAGGCTTATCTTCAATGTCATACTTTTCATCAACAAATTCAAATACACGATCCATTGAAGCAATCGACTGAGTAAGTGTAGTTGAAGAGTTAACTAGGCGTCGTAGTGGATTATACAACCGATCGATAAATGCAATAAAGGCAACCATTGTTCCTACGGATAATTCACCTTGAATAACTTGATACCCCGCAAAAGAAATAACAAGTAAAGGAGCAATATCCGTAATTGTATTAACAACAGCATAGGTTTTAGCATTCCAACTTGTATGTTTTAATGCTTTATCTAAAAAATTACTATTCTGCTTATCAAATCGATTTTGCTCCAAATCTTCTATTGCGAAGCTTCTTATCACAGGCATCCCTTGAACCCGCTCATGAAGGTATCCCTGCACTTCAGCTAATGCTTGCGAACGATCACGGGTTAGTGAGCGAAGCCTTCCATAAAAGTGCTTCACTGATAAACCATAGAAAGGGAATAACACTAATGATACAAGTGTAAGCATCGGATCCATCGTTACCATGATTGCTACTGCTATGACGATTGTTATCATATCAAGCCATAAGTTCATTAATCCTGTAATAACAAATGTTTTCGTTTGCTCAACATCGTTTATAACACGAGAAATAACCTCTCCAATTCTCGTATTTGAATAATAGCGTAGGCTCAGTTTTTGGATATGTCTAAAGAGCTGATCTCTTATATCGTATAAAATTTTACTGCCTACCCATTGTGCGTAGTACTGTCTGTAATATTCAATGGGAGGACGAACAATCACAAAGATGAAAAAGATAAAGCCCATTATTTTTAAAAGCTGATTCGTCTTGTCCTCGGTTGACATGTCTTTCGAACCGATAATATCATCGACAACGTATTGCAACAAAAGTGGAATTAATAAAGGAATGGTAAACTTTATAACACCAATTGCTACTGTACCAATTATCTGCCAACGGTATGGTCTAACAAACTGCATATAGCGCTTAATACTACCCATATGGCCTCCTAAAATGATTCATGAATAAAAACCTGTTGTCACTTGATTCAACAGGTTTCATTTACTACCGAAACTATATACTCTCTTTATTTTCAAAGGTGATTTACCTGCGATACGTTAAATAACGTTCATACCATTGATCAATGAATTCTGGTGCAAAAGGCCCTTTACGCCCGCGAATCCAGCGAATTAGCCTGTCCACATTGCTCCAAAGGATACGGTCAATTGGTTCAGGATATTTCATTTCACGTCGATGGCGTTCATATTCATCCTCATCCAATAAAATATAGGTCATGTCCGGGAAAACTTTAATATCTAAATCATAATCTATATATTTTACTGCCTCTTGATCCCAAATAAAAGGGGAACTAATATTACAATAATAATAAATTCCATCTTCCCTGATCATTCCAATGATATTAAACCAGTGTTTAGAATGGAAGTAGCAAATCGCCGGTTCCCTTGTAATCCATGTGCGTCCATCTGATTCTGTCACGACTGTACGATCATTTGCACCAATTACAAGGCTTTGCGTCCCTTTTAGAATAGTGGTTTCATCCCAAACACGATGGATATTTCCATTGTGTTTATAGCTATGTATTTGTACTCTGTCTCCTTCCATGGGAGCATCCATTTCTCTTCCCCTACTTTCATCCTGGACGCTTTGTTACTATAAGCATATTTGCAATTAGTGTTTTCTTGATTTTATCAAGCATAGATTCAAAAAATTGTGAAATCAGTAAATAGTAAATGTGGTGAATGCTTGATAAAATTGTATGTAAAAGTGCTGTTTAGTAAACAAAGATTTTACCATTTACTACTATTATAACGGTTAAAGTCATAATTTAAAACAAAAGAGCCATCAGTTTTTTGATGACTCGGGATTTTTATAAATAATTATCCTGAAAAATTAAGCAATAGGCTGTTGTCTGTCTTGGTATGTACGGATGACTTCCTCGGTTTGGTGTTCGAATGTTTCTTGTATTTGGCGAAGTTCTAGTTTCATGTTGCTGATTTCTGCTTGGATTGAATCTAGTTCTGTTTGGTTTTGGAGTGTTATTAGTTCTTTTTCTAGTTGTTGGCAGCGTTCGATTTCAGATTGGATGAATAGTAATTTATCCATTGTTTTTAATTGTTCACTAACAAGTTGGTCAAAGCGATTCATTGTTGATTGTCCCCTTCCAATACTTTGGTCTCAAGTGGATGCTCAAAATCATCATACTATAGATTTCTTTCTGTTTTTGTTATTTCCTCTGACTAGTTATGGCTATTTTTGGTAAGTTTTGTCGAGAGAGGTATCTTTTCTTTTTTTCCACAAGAAAAGCACTCCCTATCGTAAGATAAGAAGTGCTATGGGTTAAGTACTAATTAAGAATTGCCTTGACCTTTGTTAGCTTGGCTTTGTTGGTTTTGACGTCTTACTTCTTGAGCGTTTGTTTCGCTAGCGAATTCAGTTCCGAATTGACCAGCTCCACCTTGAGATTGTGCATTCTGTTGTCTAACTTTTTGAACGTTAGTTCCAGCAGATGTTTGATTTGGATTTTGGTTTGCCATTGTAATCACCTCCACGAAGATTAATTTGTCCCGGAGGTAATTTTATTATCCAGAAAAAAAGTAAATTTTTTTTTTTGTTTTTTTTCGAAAATTAAACGAGTAGTGATCTGCCACCATCAACAATAATGGTTTGCCCTCTGATCATGCTTGCTTGGTCAGATAAAAGGAACATTACCGTATTTACAAGGTCTTCAGGTTCCACCATTCTACCAGCAGGTGTATTTTTTCTTGCATCATCTAACAATTCTTCCCGGTTCGGAAAGTGTTTTAGTGCATCAGTATCTACCGCTCCACCTGAAACAGCATTGACGATGATATTTTTTTCAGCAAGCTCTACTGCAAGATATCTTGTTAGTGATTCTACAGCTGCTTTTGAAACACCTACGGTTGTGTAATTTTTGAGATAGCGGATGGAGCCTAATGAACTTAAGCTGACAATTTTCCCTCCACCATTCTTCTCCATTCTTTTTGCAGCCTCTTGCGCACAGAAAAGAAGGCCTTTGCTGTTAATATCCATCGTCCAATCCCAATGAGACTCTTCAAGCTCCATAATTGGACGAAGCACACCTGATGCTGCATTACTAACTAATATATCTAACCTTCCAAAAGCTTCATCGATTTCTTGAAACATTTCAGCAATCTTTTCTGGTTTCCCTACGTTTGCTTTTACTACAAGAGCTTTACGTCCTAATGCTTCGATCTCTGCTGCAGCCTCAAGTGCCGCTGACTTGCTTCTCGCATAATTGATTACGATATCATATCCTTCGTTTGCTAAACGGATGGCAATGGCTTTTCCTATTCCTCTACTGCTTCCAGTTACAAGTGCTACTTTATTAGACATGTTAAATCCCCTTTTATGTAAATTTTAATTAAGAGTATAGACAGTGTTATTGTATCAAAAACTAAGTAAGATTTCGGTATTTCCGAGGAGGTTATATTCCATGTATGTAGGTCGAGATATGACTGAACTAACGATGATGAGCATAAATGATTGGAAGGATAGTGAATTAGCCTTCTTCCACCACTCCTTCCAGCAAATTGTTCCATATTTAAATGCAGAAGGTCAAGCCATCCATCGAGATATCATTATTGAAATCGAAAATAGAGGCGGCTTAATGAGGCAAGAAGCTGATTGGACGCACGGAACAAGAGTAACCTACGATTAAAAGGTTGGGGCCTGACCCCCGGCGCGTTAACACGTTAACGCACTGGGGGTCAGGCCCCGCTCTTAGTTTTTGTACTCTTTATATATCTTCTGGTGAGAAACAGGGAATGGATATTCAGTGATATCCTTCTCCGAAACTAATTTCAGGTTTTCTTGGCCTTCAAATTCGCTAACCAATTTTCCTTTATAGACGGCGATATTCCAGATTAAATGTGAAAACACATGTTGAATGGATGTAAATTGTTCTTTGATCTCAACTTTCAGGCCATAGGTCTCCTGAAGATAATCTTGTAAGTGTTTTTTCTGTACATCATATTCAGTCACTGTTTCATGATTCGGGAATTCCCATAGGTTAGCAAGTAATCCCTTGCCCGGTCTTTTGTGGATTAACACATTTCCTTCTGAATCTTCAATCACAACTGCAGCCATAGCGACTGATTTCGGCTGCTTTTTCTTACTTTTTACAGGCAGTTCTCTTTGGACTCCCTCAGCAAACGCTTTGCAATGCTTTTGAACAGGACATAATAAACAAGCTGGGTTTGATGGGATACAAATTAAAGCACCTAGCTCCATGAGACCTTGATTAAAGTAGGACGGATTTTCTTTTGAAATGATTTCTCTAATAATTTCTTCAAATTGCTGACGTGTTTTCGTTTTTCCGATATCATCCCAGATCGATAATATCCTTGATAGCACCCTCATTACATTGCCATCAACAGCCGGCTCTGGTACCCCGTACGCGATACTAAGAATGGCACCTGTTGTATACGGGCCAACTCCTTTAAGCTTCGAAATCTCATCAGCAGTATTTGGGACGATTCCATTATAGGATTCCTTTACCTCTCTAACACCCGCTTGAAGATTTCGTGCTCTTGAGTAATACCCAAGCCCTTCCCATGCCTTTAGGACCTTTTCCTCATCTGCTTCTGCTAAGGAGTCTATCGTTGGAAACTGCTCTATGAAGTTGTTAAAATAAGGGATAACCGTATCAACTCGAGTTTGCTGAAGCATGATTTCGGATATCCATACTTTATAAGGGTCTTTATTTTTGCGCCAAGGAAGATCTCTCTTTTCCTTTTCAAACCAAGTAATTAGATCATCCTGAAATTCATCTATAGAAAAATGTTCTAGTGTCTCTTTAGTTGTATTATTCATTTTTTCCCCCAGGTTGTCTGTGAAAAGTAGGTTATGAGCTCTTTTTTAAAGCCCAATATTGAATGCTCGCTCCCCCACCTTCAACAAAGTTTTCAAAATGAGTGAATAGTGCATGACTCTTAGAGGTACGTATCTTTTTTAAGGCGTAAAAATGAGCCTCTGTTGGTACCTGAAAGACTTCAATATATTTGTTCGTTTGGTGTGTTAAAGAATACCATTCAATTCTTTCTGCACCGAACTCAGATAGTAATGATATCACATTTTTCATAAGATGTTCATATTGATGATTAAAAGTCTTTTTAACTTCATATTCAATAAAAACTTGAAAGCTATTTGTCATTCTTTTTGTCACTCCTTTTAAAATCTATATAGTTGGATAAATTAAAGTGAAGAAGTTTCATGCTTAAGGAGGTTAAACTGATTGGATACAGGCACACATGTAGTCATGGGCCTTGCACTGGGTGGCATTGCGACAATTGACCCAACTGTATCAGCGCACCCTGCAACTGCCCAAGCAGTTATGTTAGGTGCAATTATCGGCTCACAAGCACCTGACTTAGATACCATACTTAAATTAAGAAATAATGCACAATATATACGAAATCATCGAGGGATCACTCACTCAATACCAGCCATTATCCTTTGGCCCCTACTAATTTCAGGGATCATTCATTATTTTTTACCAAACGCTAACTTTTTCCACTTATGGATTTGGACATTTATTGGTGTAATCCTTCATGTTTTTGTCGACATATTTAACGCTTATGGGACCCAAGCCCTTCGACCATTTTCGAAAAAATGGGTCGCTTTAGGAGTAATTAACACATTTGATCCTTTCATTTTTTTCATGCATATCGTGGGAATCTTGCTCTGGGGCTATGGTGCACATCCTGGTTACACCTTCCTAACCATTTACTTGATTCTCATTGGCTACTACATTTTGCGATTTAGTCAGCGTAGAAAAGTGGCGAATGCTGTCAATGAAAAAATTGAAAATATTGAAGAAATCATTATTTCACCAACCCTTCGTTTTAACCAATGGCATATTGCTGTTACAACTGACCGTTATTTTTACGTGGCAAGGTCTGTTAACAACGAAATTGTCATTCATGATACATTTGAAAAGTGCCCATTGCCGGAGTCACCGTTATTTAATGCAGCTAAAAA
This sequence is a window from Cytobacillus luteolus. Protein-coding genes within it:
- a CDS encoding gamma-type small acid-soluble spore protein; this encodes MANQNPNQTSAGTNVQKVRQQNAQSQGGAGQFGTEFASETNAQEVRRQNQQSQANKGQGNS
- the mutY gene encoding A/G-specific adenine glycosylase; its protein translation is MNNTTKETLEHFSIDEFQDDLITWFEKEKRDLPWRKNKDPYKVWISEIMLQQTRVDTVIPYFNNFIEQFPTIDSLAEADEEKVLKAWEGLGYYSRARNLQAGVREVKESYNGIVPNTADEISKLKGVGPYTTGAILSIAYGVPEPAVDGNVMRVLSRILSIWDDIGKTKTRQQFEEIIREIISKENPSYFNQGLMELGALICIPSNPACLLCPVQKHCKAFAEGVQRELPVKSKKKQPKSVAMAAVVIEDSEGNVLIHKRPGKGLLANLWEFPNHETVTEYDVQKKHLQDYLQETYGLKVEIKEQFTSIQHVFSHLIWNIAVYKGKLVSEFEGQENLKLVSEKDITEYPFPVSHQKIYKEYKN
- a CDS encoding DUF402 domain-containing protein, coding for MDAPMEGDRVQIHSYKHNGNIHRVWDETTILKGTQSLVIGANDRTVVTESDGRTWITREPAICYFHSKHWFNIIGMIREDGIYYYCNISSPFIWDQEAVKYIDYDLDIKVFPDMTYILLDEDEYERHRREMKYPEPIDRILWSNVDRLIRWIRGRKGPFAPEFIDQWYERYLTYRR
- a CDS encoding metal-dependent hydrolase, whose product is MDTGTHVVMGLALGGIATIDPTVSAHPATAQAVMLGAIIGSQAPDLDTILKLRNNAQYIRNHRGITHSIPAIILWPLLISGIIHYFLPNANFFHLWIWTFIGVILHVFVDIFNAYGTQALRPFSKKWVALGVINTFDPFIFFMHIVGILLWGYGAHPGYTFLTIYLILIGYYILRFSQRRKVANAVNEKIENIEEIIISPTLRFNQWHIAVTTDRYFYVARSVNNEIVIHDTFEKCPLPESPLFNAAKKDKNVSAFLSFSPVYRWEVDDYDDHYEVRFIDLRYRSKGYYPFVAVVQLDAQLEIVSSYTGWIFSEEKLRKKLELIPN
- a CDS encoding ABC transporter ATP-binding protein, producing MGSIKRYMQFVRPYRWQIIGTVAIGVIKFTIPLLIPLLLQYVVDDIIGSKDMSTEDKTNQLLKIMGFIFFIFVIVRPPIEYYRQYYAQWVGSKILYDIRDQLFRHIQKLSLRYYSNTRIGEVISRVINDVEQTKTFVITGLMNLWLDMITIVIAVAIMVTMDPMLTLVSLVLFPFYGLSVKHFYGRLRSLTRDRSQALAEVQGYLHERVQGMPVIRSFAIEDLEQNRFDKQNSNFLDKALKHTSWNAKTYAVVNTITDIAPLLVISFAGYQVIQGELSVGTMVAFIAFIDRLYNPLRRLVNSSTTLTQSIASMDRVFEFVDEKYDIEDKPNAIDCPTIEGHVQFENVSFTYNDEDSDVLHNVSLDVNKGETVALVGMSGGGKSTLVGLIPRFYDVTEGRILVDGVDIKDLKVRSLRDKIGMVLQDTILFSDSVKANILIGKEDATEEEVIEAAKAANAHDFILNLPQGYDTKVGERGVKLSGGQKQRIAIARVFLKNPPLLILDEATSSLDLESEHLIQEALEKLAKDRTTFIVAHRLSTITHADKIVVIENGEISEVGTHNELMKAEGAYFKLFQVQQLDS
- the fabL gene encoding enoyl-[acyl-carrier-protein] reductase FabL — protein: MSNKVALVTGSSRGIGKAIAIRLANEGYDIVINYARSKSAALEAAAEIEALGRKALVVKANVGKPEKIAEMFQEIDEAFGRLDILVSNAASGVLRPIMELEESHWDWTMDINSKGLLFCAQEAAKRMEKNGGGKIVSLSSLGSIRYLKNYTTVGVSKAAVESLTRYLAVELAEKNIIVNAVSGGAVDTDALKHFPNREELLDDARKNTPAGRMVEPEDLVNTVMFLLSDQASMIRGQTIIVDGGRSLLV
- a CDS encoding YgaB family protein: MNRFDQLVSEQLKTMDKLLFIQSEIERCQQLEKELITLQNQTELDSIQAEISNMKLELRQIQETFEHQTEEVIRTYQDRQQPIA